One region of Termitidicoccus mucosus genomic DNA includes:
- a CDS encoding sodium:solute symporter family transporter, translating to MAPLSMGTRIIYLAILSICLVVSLGIGQYFSRRQKNAKSYFLGGGDMPGWLVGISISASMISAMTFLAIPGFSFKEDYRWVVPSFSFLIMAVFAIVVLIPFFRKASTPSGYAFLEQRFGAWARVYAAGGFLLFNVLRLGVVLYVTCLSLEVFFGIPAIWLMLILGIAATLYSMMGGFEAVVWTEFFQAIVLVMGAVIMVPVVLYAIPGGLGTVVDLAVPAGKMSLGSFEFTFVEKTVWVMVLASLFYNASDYSTRQDFIQRYRAPKNMRQARIAVAIGAVTVVPVWLYFNFLGTTLWTYYKVNPDPVVAEFTVSAPEKIVPYFMASQLPPAVTGLVLGAILMAALSTLAPILNACAVTWAGDFHHRFFRGPAEARDELKLGRATTRALGVIMIVLALLIHVLRTQTLQDLQATGQMLFSAGLFGLFLIGFFGHRISARASLCAAACTVGIVLVWFAAHTWKWMAWAPDPFWIPVLSNLGLPTFAIVFNKFMPPVKNPAADATADVQTQTAKP from the coding sequence ATGGCTCCGCTGTCGATGGGCACGCGGATTATATACCTCGCCATCCTGTCGATATGCCTCGTGGTCTCCCTTGGCATAGGACAATATTTCTCCCGGCGCCAAAAGAACGCGAAGTCTTATTTTTTGGGCGGCGGCGACATGCCCGGCTGGCTGGTCGGCATTTCCATCAGCGCCTCGATGATCAGCGCGATGACTTTCCTCGCGATTCCCGGCTTCAGCTTCAAGGAGGATTACCGCTGGGTGGTGCCGAGCTTCAGTTTTCTCATCATGGCGGTGTTTGCCATCGTGGTGTTGATCCCGTTTTTTCGCAAGGCGTCCACGCCCAGCGGCTACGCTTTTCTTGAGCAGCGTTTCGGCGCGTGGGCCCGGGTTTACGCGGCCGGCGGTTTTTTGTTGTTCAATGTCCTCCGGCTCGGCGTGGTGCTTTACGTGACCTGCCTGTCGCTGGAGGTGTTTTTTGGCATTCCGGCCATCTGGCTGATGTTGATATTGGGAATCGCCGCGACGCTTTATTCGATGATGGGCGGTTTCGAGGCGGTGGTGTGGACCGAGTTTTTTCAGGCCATCGTTTTGGTGATGGGCGCGGTGATCATGGTGCCGGTGGTCTTGTATGCGATTCCCGGGGGATTGGGCACGGTCGTGGACTTGGCGGTGCCGGCGGGGAAGATGTCGCTTGGTTCGTTTGAGTTTACTTTTGTCGAAAAGACGGTGTGGGTGATGGTGCTCGCGTCGCTTTTCTATAATGCCTCCGACTACTCCACGCGGCAGGATTTCATCCAGCGCTACCGCGCGCCGAAGAACATGCGGCAGGCGCGCATCGCCGTGGCAATCGGCGCGGTCACGGTGGTGCCGGTATGGCTGTATTTCAACTTCCTCGGCACCACGCTCTGGACTTATTACAAGGTGAACCCGGACCCGGTGGTCGCGGAGTTCACGGTGTCGGCCCCGGAGAAAATCGTCCCGTATTTCATGGCGTCGCAACTGCCGCCCGCGGTCACGGGACTCGTGCTGGGCGCGATCCTGATGGCCGCGCTGAGCACGCTCGCCCCCATCCTGAATGCGTGCGCGGTGACATGGGCGGGGGATTTTCATCACCGGTTTTTCCGCGGTCCGGCGGAGGCGCGGGACGAGTTGAAGCTGGGGCGCGCCACCACGCGGGCGCTCGGCGTGATCATGATCGTGCTGGCGCTGCTCATCCACGTGTTGCGCACCCAGACTTTGCAGGATTTGCAGGCGACGGGGCAGATGCTGTTTTCCGCCGGGTTGTTCGGCTTGTTTCTCATCGGCTTTTTCGGGCATCGCATCAGCGCGCGGGCCTCGTTGTGCGCGGCGGCTTGCACGGTGGGCATTGTGCTGGTCTGGTTCGCGGCGCACACGTGGAAGTGGATGGCGTGGGCGCCCGATCCGTTCTGGATTCCAGTCTTGTCGAACTTGGGGCTGCCGACGTTCGCGATTGTGTTCAACAAATTCATGCCACCCGTGAAAAATCCCGCCGCGGACGCGACCGCGGATGTGCAAACACAAACCGCAAAACCATGA
- a CDS encoding uroporphyrinogen decarboxylase family protein, protein MTSKERMLRALALEKPDRLPVTVHQWQKYHLDTAMRGADALEAFKQTDLDASIQYAERSCDDWNPAIGRQVAQSPEWREEVEVVRTDPDDRLYHHTIHTPGGTLTQKRGGNRMTTWTTEYLIKKPEDLELIDKYMPVTKLNHAAISKEYDRVGDAGILRGHVWGGQAGCWQHACYLMEAEELIVEAMDNPDWVHALLQSLMRKKLRFIEEQLKGAKFDLIETGGGASSDTLISPKLHEEFCLPYDRQMHDALRAVGLRSTYHTCGGMMFILDLLLKNGADASETLSPPGVGGNITGPEKVRAVFAGKRAMIGGMDQFNMLGTGTPQKIRAETKRLFEGFGKDGGYICSAADHFFEAPVENLKAFAAAGRECVY, encoded by the coding sequence ATGACCTCAAAAGAACGCATGCTTCGGGCGCTGGCTTTGGAAAAACCCGACCGTCTGCCTGTGACTGTGCACCAGTGGCAGAAATATCACCTCGATACTGCCATGCGCGGGGCGGATGCCCTTGAGGCGTTCAAACAGACCGATCTCGATGCCTCCATACAATATGCGGAGCGGAGCTGCGACGACTGGAATCCCGCCATCGGGCGGCAGGTCGCGCAAAGTCCCGAGTGGAGGGAGGAGGTCGAGGTCGTGCGCACTGACCCCGACGACCGACTCTATCACCACACCATCCATACACCCGGCGGCACGCTTACCCAAAAGCGCGGCGGCAACCGCATGACCACCTGGACCACCGAGTATCTTATAAAAAAGCCGGAGGACCTCGAGTTGATCGACAAATACATGCCGGTCACCAAGCTCAACCATGCCGCCATATCAAAAGAATACGACCGGGTCGGCGACGCCGGCATCCTGCGCGGCCACGTCTGGGGTGGCCAGGCCGGTTGCTGGCAGCACGCCTGCTACCTGATGGAGGCCGAGGAATTGATCGTCGAGGCAATGGACAATCCGGATTGGGTGCACGCGCTGCTGCAATCGCTCATGCGCAAAAAACTTCGCTTCATCGAGGAGCAACTCAAGGGCGCGAAGTTTGACTTGATCGAGACCGGCGGCGGCGCTTCGAGCGACACGCTGATTTCCCCGAAACTGCACGAGGAATTTTGCCTGCCCTACGACAGGCAAATGCACGACGCACTGCGGGCCGTCGGACTGCGCAGCACCTACCACACTTGCGGCGGCATGATGTTTATCTTGGATTTGCTATTAAAAAACGGGGCCGATGCATCTGAGACGCTTTCGCCTCCGGGCGTGGGCGGCAACATCACCGGGCCGGAGAAAGTCCGGGCGGTGTTTGCCGGGAAGCGCGCCATGATCGGCGGCATGGACCAGTTCAACATGCTGGGCACCGGCACTCCCCAAAAAATCCGCGCGGAAACAAAAAGGCTGTTTGAGGGTTTTGGGAAAGACGGAGGTTATATATGTTCGGCCGCCGACCATTTTTTCGAGGCGCCGGTGGAAAACCTGAAAGCCTTTGCCGCCGCCGGGCGGGAATGCGTGTATTGA
- a CDS encoding D-lyxose/D-mannose family sugar isomerase, with the protein MKRSIINLAYRKALACFTRHHWALPPAPQWDITDFGLGNFDQCGLTLVNLAAEPEYCEKLMYAWRGQMAPCHTHAKKKEDIICRVGELALALHAVRPPAGTDAHTPGDAPLRLAINGVPVSIPAGRLLVLPAGHRVTLTPGIWHAFGPVSAECIIGEVSTANDDVNDNIFLDPAIGRFPGIEEDESAAIHLLSESVR; encoded by the coding sequence ATGAAACGCTCCATTATAAACCTTGCCTATCGCAAAGCTCTCGCGTGCTTTACGCGCCATCATTGGGCGCTCCCTCCCGCACCTCAATGGGATATCACTGACTTCGGGTTGGGTAATTTTGACCAGTGCGGACTCACTTTGGTAAATCTTGCCGCCGAACCCGAGTATTGCGAGAAACTCATGTACGCATGGCGCGGGCAGATGGCACCATGCCATACGCACGCAAAGAAAAAGGAGGATATCATCTGCCGCGTCGGCGAACTCGCTCTTGCCCTTCATGCGGTTCGTCCCCCTGCCGGCACGGATGCGCACACGCCGGGAGATGCGCCGCTCAGGCTTGCCATCAATGGTGTCCCTGTGTCCATTCCCGCCGGGCGGCTTCTTGTTCTTCCCGCCGGCCACCGTGTCACGCTCACACCGGGCATCTGGCATGCTTTTGGGCCTGTGAGCGCCGAATGTATCATCGGAGAGGTCAGCACTGCCAATGATGATGTGAATGACAACATATTCCTCGATCCCGCGATCGGTCGCTTCCCTGGTATTGAGGAGGACGAGTCTGCCGCTATTCACCTGCTCTCCGAGTCCGTCCGCTGA
- a CDS encoding YncE family protein, which yields MRKECKTIIDTYTRASSSAHASRRLKHFAATILLVCAPWCAAAPARMLVVSANDQASGYAGNMFVRPGARPGGVTVVDFSASPVRAWHVEGVPCSVIGPPSCVAVSADGGEILVSAAMQPDPDDAGKLRTDSRVTRLRPGANGWARAGEIEVGAQVSGIAFSRDAKRAWVALRAEGAVGLVGLRDDGMQVKGKWTFATGADSLSDIELSPDERTAFATLHTTATLLVLRVEADGALVEKQRLQLPRGAYHIGFLPDGKRALVGCTVDDVMCVLEEHDGAWRIRETIPTGRTPEGVFISPDGRWVAVTCFDGANMLIKNNLWFGQPSRVYIYSVNKDGAIKREQSLDLKNVLQGAAFTADSRTLVAGQFGEGNLRVFQLKEGAWSDSGLTIEIPGQSAALTATRN from the coding sequence ATGAGGAAGGAGTGCAAGACCATAATCGACACATATACGCGCGCATCCTCATCCGCGCATGCGTCGCGCCGATTAAAGCATTTCGCCGCCACCATCCTGCTCGTGTGCGCGCCCTGGTGCGCCGCCGCGCCCGCGCGCATGCTGGTGGTTTCCGCCAACGACCAGGCCAGCGGCTACGCGGGAAACATGTTTGTGCGCCCCGGTGCCCGGCCCGGCGGTGTGACGGTGGTGGACTTTTCGGCCTCTCCGGTGCGCGCGTGGCATGTGGAAGGCGTGCCGTGCAGCGTCATCGGCCCGCCGTCCTGCGTGGCGGTGAGCGCGGACGGAGGGGAGATCCTCGTGTCGGCGGCGATGCAGCCCGATCCGGACGACGCGGGGAAACTGCGAACGGATTCGCGGGTCACACGGCTGCGCCCAGGCGCAAATGGATGGGCGCGGGCGGGGGAGATCGAAGTCGGCGCGCAGGTCTCGGGCATCGCGTTTTCCCGCGATGCGAAGCGGGCCTGGGTGGCGTTGCGCGCCGAGGGGGCGGTGGGGCTGGTCGGCTTGCGCGATGACGGAATGCAGGTGAAGGGCAAATGGACTTTTGCCACGGGTGCGGACTCGCTTTCGGACATTGAATTATCGCCTGATGAGCGCACCGCCTTTGCGACTTTGCACACCACGGCCACGCTTCTGGTGCTGAGAGTGGAAGCGGACGGCGCGCTGGTGGAGAAGCAGCGGCTGCAACTGCCGCGCGGCGCCTATCACATCGGTTTTCTCCCGGACGGGAAACGGGCGCTGGTGGGCTGCACGGTTGATGATGTCATGTGCGTGCTGGAAGAGCATGACGGGGCATGGCGGATACGGGAAACCATTCCGACCGGACGCACGCCGGAGGGTGTTTTTATATCACCGGACGGCCGCTGGGTGGCGGTCACGTGCTTCGACGGAGCCAATATGCTCATCAAAAACAATCTCTGGTTCGGCCAGCCGTCGCGCGTATATATATACTCGGTCAACAAGGATGGCGCCATCAAAAGGGAGCAGTCGCTTGATCTGAAGAATGTCCTCCAGGGCGCGGCGTTCACCGCCGACAGCCGCACGCTCGTGGCCGGCCAGTTCGGTGAGGGCAACCTGCGCGTGTTCCAGCTCAAGGAGGGCGCGTGGAGCGACTCCGGCCTGACCATCGAGATTCCCGGCCAGTCCGCGGCGCTGACCGCGACCCGCAATTAA
- a CDS encoding GntR family transcriptional regulator, which produces MLNTAFAVSDGKTGTTDSHLSVTADRVRQKLLDLILSGEIAAGTRLDQRQLAKRLETTTAPLREAFSALENEGLLVRQQGLGVFCRVYTVPEIEEMVEIRGVLESLAARRATAHITAVEANELREIAMQLSQPIKPDGVSEFLQCHVGFHKRVIQISRSPRLQALLEFHHFVDVVLANIAPQLWKIEPHDHLGLVNALESGNPEWAEQAMRNHIAPTYQKRFAALRARFGEGPIFSQRTA; this is translated from the coding sequence GTGCTGAATACCGCTTTTGCCGTTTCGGATGGCAAAACAGGAACAACCGACAGCCATCTGTCTGTAACTGCCGACCGGGTCCGTCAAAAATTGCTGGATCTTATCCTGAGCGGAGAAATCGCCGCCGGCACGCGCCTTGACCAACGCCAACTCGCCAAGCGGCTGGAAACGACCACCGCCCCCTTGCGGGAGGCATTCAGCGCGCTGGAAAACGAAGGGTTGCTGGTGCGCCAGCAGGGACTCGGTGTTTTTTGCCGTGTCTATACCGTTCCCGAAATCGAGGAGATGGTCGAAATCCGCGGCGTGCTTGAGTCGCTGGCGGCACGGCGGGCGACGGCGCACATCACCGCGGTGGAAGCCAATGAACTGAGGGAAATTGCGATGCAGCTCAGCCAGCCGATCAAACCGGACGGCGTGAGCGAGTTTCTCCAATGCCACGTCGGCTTTCACAAGCGTGTCATCCAGATTTCGCGCAGCCCCCGCTTGCAGGCATTGCTCGAATTCCACCACTTCGTTGACGTGGTGCTGGCCAACATCGCGCCCCAGCTTTGGAAAATCGAACCTCACGATCATCTCGGTTTGGTCAACGCGCTGGAAAGCGGAAATCCCGAATGGGCCGAGCAGGCCATGCGCAACCACATCGCGCCGACCTATCAAAAACGCTTTGCCGCCTTGCGCGCCCGCTTCGGCGAGGGTCCGATTTTTTCTCAACGGACGGCGTGA
- a CDS encoding alpha-mannosidase, translated as MSTNSRLLYFPQLLFPRLRRALTRLALSVWRDPVPLEVRRTRPVAGGFPFEKARQSALSPVAVPSAWKAPGFSTTWFRVSLPDGYTPRPDDHLHWDDNAEATAWLDGSPLFGFDATHRQWPWPKGAGEVWLESIFCQSGIWHAAAKGIGPVGSILNHARLVRKNEDAWLAYFDLEVLTDWLEEEIRRALPAEAEQLVAGFRNWPEMDSASSAFLPDGVGTGLANRWRPTLDRVSPLLRAVMRELDDAVSVYHDQGAAALRRELKKIYRRLRESGDVCKAVLTGHAHIDLVWLWPEATGEQKAVRTFATVRTLLDRYPEFHFGYSQPASYEAVERRAPGLMTQVRRQIAGGRWEATGAMYVESDTLMPCGEAILRSLLIGQERFKTLQGAPSPVLWLPDAFGFSGCLPRLMQLADVSWFFTNKLVWRMINKFPHSSFVWRGNDGAEVLAHVSRAIGYNNPARPKNLRLESEANSQADVHDEFLLPSGWGDGGGGPTADIIERVRRQADLRNQPAARWGRIDEFYARLEKVRDRLPVWRGEISLEAHRGTYTTQAEVKEVYRRLERALQTAEAARCAAGAGPVDARFWARLVFAQFHDCLPGSSVHEVYEEIVPELKRLEKEVLQDARDTLAKRAGASGEKTSAKQNETLFNPLPLPLQAWQGGKNGRLVTLPPLACSENSTTRAAESAPALVAEKNRLSNGIVEARFDRRGLLARLSVNGADALAGAPRLIAYRDVPYDLEAWEIDRQALDTGRPLALRDAGRIESGPGWAGLAQRWSRGESTVDVLWRLRAGGVALEVELKVDWREPESLLRFEAPTPFRGQTALFGAAFGGEWRLQQPGDPQQSAQWEVPANRWVMAADDGRQEGAFLLAEAKYGFSARDGIIGVSLLKSAKVTATTAFPPAFRSGPERCPWSDLGRHAIRLALGRLAADSPREAYPAALAETVFAEPLRVASGNRDAAVMPAIEGMPSMAPLWAVPVDADNWVLRLHESMGRRGTAHIAAPAGWHLSILEKALPGAADKPFPAGGEVEIGPFSFISLGLRRERDGVSHNI; from the coding sequence ATGTCCACAAACTCCCGGCTGCTTTATTTCCCCCAGTTGCTTTTCCCGCGGCTCCGCCGCGCGCTGACGCGCCTTGCGCTTTCGGTGTGGCGCGACCCCGTGCCGCTCGAAGTGCGGCGGACGCGCCCCGTCGCGGGCGGTTTCCCCTTCGAGAAGGCGCGGCAGTCCGCGCTCAGCCCGGTCGCGGTGCCGTCGGCGTGGAAGGCGCCGGGGTTTTCGACGACGTGGTTCCGTGTGTCATTGCCGGATGGATACACCCCGCGCCCGGACGACCATTTGCACTGGGACGACAACGCGGAGGCGACGGCGTGGCTCGACGGCAGCCCGCTGTTCGGATTCGACGCCACGCACCGCCAGTGGCCGTGGCCGAAGGGCGCGGGCGAAGTCTGGCTGGAGAGCATCTTCTGCCAGTCGGGCATCTGGCACGCGGCGGCGAAGGGCATCGGCCCGGTGGGCTCGATTCTCAATCACGCGCGGCTGGTGCGGAAAAACGAAGATGCGTGGCTGGCGTATTTCGACCTGGAGGTTTTGACCGACTGGCTGGAGGAGGAGATCCGCCGCGCGCTTCCCGCCGAGGCCGAGCAACTGGTTGCGGGCTTCCGCAACTGGCCCGAGATGGACAGCGCGTCGTCGGCGTTTTTGCCCGATGGCGTGGGCACGGGGCTCGCGAATCGCTGGCGCCCGACGCTCGACCGCGTGTCGCCGTTGCTGCGCGCGGTGATGCGCGAGCTGGATGACGCGGTGAGCGTGTATCACGACCAGGGAGCGGCGGCGCTTCGACGCGAGCTTAAGAAAATCTACCGGCGCCTGCGCGAAAGCGGGGATGTCTGCAAAGCGGTGCTCACGGGCCACGCGCACATCGACCTCGTGTGGTTGTGGCCCGAGGCGACTGGCGAGCAGAAGGCGGTGCGCACCTTCGCGACCGTGCGCACGTTGCTGGACCGTTATCCGGAATTTCATTTTGGCTACTCGCAACCGGCCAGTTACGAGGCGGTGGAACGGCGCGCGCCCGGGCTGATGACGCAGGTGCGCCGCCAGATCGCGGGCGGGCGCTGGGAGGCGACCGGTGCGATGTATGTGGAATCGGACACGCTGATGCCATGCGGCGAGGCGATTTTGCGCAGTTTATTGATCGGACAGGAACGGTTCAAGACGCTCCAGGGCGCACCGTCGCCCGTGCTCTGGCTGCCGGATGCGTTTGGCTTCAGCGGCTGTCTGCCGCGGCTCATGCAACTGGCGGACGTGTCCTGGTTTTTCACGAACAAACTCGTTTGGCGCATGATCAACAAATTTCCGCATTCGAGTTTTGTCTGGCGCGGAAACGACGGCGCCGAGGTGCTCGCGCACGTCTCGCGCGCCATCGGCTATAATAATCCGGCGCGGCCGAAAAACCTGCGTCTCGAAAGCGAGGCCAACAGCCAGGCCGACGTGCACGATGAATTTCTGTTGCCGAGTGGCTGGGGCGACGGCGGCGGCGGGCCGACCGCGGACATCATCGAACGCGTGCGGCGGCAGGCGGACTTGCGCAACCAGCCCGCGGCGCGCTGGGGGCGCATCGACGAGTTTTATGCGCGCTTGGAAAAAGTGCGCGACCGGCTGCCGGTCTGGCGCGGCGAGATTTCTCTGGAGGCGCATCGCGGCACCTACACGACGCAGGCGGAGGTCAAGGAGGTTTACCGGAGGCTCGAGCGCGCGTTGCAGACGGCGGAGGCGGCGCGTTGCGCCGCGGGCGCGGGTCCGGTGGACGCGCGTTTCTGGGCGCGGCTCGTGTTCGCGCAATTCCACGACTGCCTGCCGGGCAGCTCGGTTCACGAGGTTTACGAGGAGATTGTCCCCGAGCTCAAGCGGCTTGAAAAAGAGGTGTTGCAGGACGCGCGGGACACGCTCGCGAAACGCGCCGGCGCCAGTGGCGAAAAAACGTCCGCGAAACAAAACGAGACGCTCTTCAACCCGCTGCCGCTCCCGCTGCAAGCCTGGCAAGGCGGCAAAAACGGGCGGCTCGTCACGCTGCCGCCGCTGGCGTGTAGTGAAAATTCAACTACACGCGCGGCCGAGTCCGCTCCCGCGCTTGTCGCGGAAAAGAACCGGTTGTCCAACGGCATCGTCGAGGCGCGTTTCGACCGGCGCGGCCTGCTCGCGCGTCTGTCGGTCAACGGCGCCGACGCGCTAGCGGGCGCGCCGCGGCTCATCGCATATCGCGACGTGCCGTATGATTTGGAGGCTTGGGAAATCGACCGGCAGGCGCTCGACACCGGCAGGCCGCTGGCGCTTCGCGACGCGGGCCGGATCGAAAGCGGTCCGGGCTGGGCCGGCCTCGCGCAACGCTGGTCGCGCGGCGAATCGACGGTGGACGTGCTGTGGCGTTTGCGCGCGGGCGGTGTCGCGCTGGAGGTCGAGTTGAAGGTGGACTGGCGCGAACCGGAAAGCCTGCTGCGCTTCGAGGCGCCGACGCCGTTTCGCGGCCAGACGGCGCTGTTTGGCGCGGCCTTTGGCGGCGAGTGGCGTTTGCAGCAACCGGGTGACCCGCAGCAATCGGCGCAGTGGGAGGTGCCCGCGAATCGCTGGGTCATGGCCGCCGATGACGGGCGGCAGGAGGGTGCGTTTTTGCTGGCGGAGGCGAAATATGGGTTTTCGGCGCGCGACGGCATCATCGGCGTGAGCCTATTGAAATCGGCCAAGGTCACGGCCACGACGGCGTTTCCTCCCGCGTTTCGCAGCGGTCCCGAGCGCTGCCCGTGGAGCGACCTCGGACGGCATGCCATCCGCCTTGCGCTCGGGCGGCTCGCAGCGGACTCGCCGCGCGAAGCTTATCCCGCGGCGCTCGCGGAGACGGTTTTTGCGGAGCCGCTGCGCGTGGCATCCGGCAATCGGGATGCCGCCGTCATGCCGGCCATCGAAGGCATGCCGTCGATGGCGCCGCTCTGGGCCGTGCCGGTCGATGCAGACAACTGGGTGCTGCGCCTGCACGAAAGCATGGGACGGCGCGGCACGGCGCATATCGCGGCGCCGGCGGGCTGGCATCTTTCAATATTGGAAAAAGCGTTGCCGGGGGCTGCTGACAAACCGTTTCCCGCCGGCGGTGAAGTTGAAATCGGCCCCTTCTCATTCATCAGCCTCGGGCTGCGCCGCGAGCGGGATGGCGTGTCGCATAATATATAA
- a CDS encoding sulfatase-like hydrolase/transferase → MNFMRLHNPSPLEPVGRSKRASIARRTFIKASGLVALGRILGRRDVAAFAGDEPDAQPPAAFGKPDIFVIFTDQWSTRETSRWGSPVRTPNLDAVAREGMRFGCAYSSCPISMPARTDLLTGLFPHSTGLWGNTIEWAPIVAQARLFADMKTAGYTTAQIGKTHWLSGNMWKQQSLANPDAFYAALKLDHVDNIPSPFSTPGAPKSDYARYLKSIGKWEAVASDLAHRLRNDSYLPKASACTPEEHNEMFVANRTIEFLQKQPLDKPLFLVASWFGPHNPLDAPEPYASMYDPDSLAMPPNLKFPISSGGYKYDERQWRKMRANYLGKITYIDHCVGKVFDALKKRGNWDNTLIIFISDHGDMMGAHGAMAKGSFYEESVGVPMWVRPPKGVKVAAPESGVPVSLNDVYATVVEAAGGKVSPQRVTRSLLPIVRGEVTEDDGRTVFSEIYFRNKLSCMTRKGDYKWFYQQGREHLFNLKQDPYELTNLIAAPAHAALAREMKENYHEWLFATQINYSEGYKPMALRAKEGTL, encoded by the coding sequence ATGAATTTTATGAGGTTACACAATCCATCTCCTCTGGAGCCCGTTGGAAGATCAAAACGTGCCTCAATCGCCAGGCGGACCTTCATAAAAGCATCCGGGCTGGTGGCCTTGGGGCGGATTCTGGGTCGGCGCGACGTTGCTGCATTTGCCGGAGATGAACCCGATGCACAACCACCGGCGGCTTTCGGAAAGCCAGACATATTTGTCATTTTCACCGACCAGTGGAGCACACGGGAAACCTCTCGCTGGGGCTCGCCCGTGCGCACGCCAAACCTGGATGCCGTCGCCCGCGAAGGCATGCGTTTTGGCTGCGCTTACTCCAGTTGTCCTATCAGCATGCCCGCGCGCACCGACCTGCTGACAGGTTTGTTCCCCCACAGCACCGGGCTTTGGGGCAACACCATCGAATGGGCGCCGATCGTCGCGCAGGCGCGCTTGTTTGCCGACATGAAGACCGCTGGCTACACCACCGCCCAAATCGGCAAGACTCACTGGCTTTCGGGTAACATGTGGAAACAACAGTCGCTTGCCAACCCGGACGCCTTTTACGCCGCGCTGAAACTCGACCACGTGGACAACATCCCCAGTCCGTTCTCCACCCCCGGCGCCCCGAAGTCCGACTATGCCCGCTATCTGAAAAGCATCGGCAAATGGGAGGCCGTCGCCTCCGACCTTGCTCACCGCCTGAGAAACGACAGCTACCTGCCCAAGGCATCCGCATGCACGCCCGAGGAGCACAACGAAATGTTCGTTGCCAACCGCACAATCGAGTTCCTGCAAAAGCAGCCTCTGGACAAACCGCTCTTTCTCGTCGCGAGTTGGTTCGGTCCCCACAACCCCCTCGATGCTCCCGAGCCCTATGCTTCGATGTATGACCCCGACTCGCTGGCGATGCCGCCCAATCTCAAATTCCCCATCAGCAGTGGCGGCTATAAATATGACGAACGGCAATGGCGCAAAATGCGGGCCAATTACCTCGGAAAAATCACCTATATCGACCACTGCGTGGGCAAGGTGTTTGACGCACTGAAAAAACGCGGCAACTGGGACAACACGCTCATCATCTTCATCTCCGATCACGGCGACATGATGGGCGCGCACGGCGCGATGGCAAAAGGCTCCTTTTACGAGGAATCGGTGGGCGTTCCCATGTGGGTGCGCCCGCCCAAAGGCGTCAAGGTCGCCGCGCCGGAATCCGGCGTCCCCGTGAGCTTGAACGATGTATATGCCACGGTGGTCGAGGCGGCGGGCGGAAAGGTGTCGCCGCAGCGCGTCACCCGCTCCCTCCTGCCCATCGTGCGCGGCGAGGTGACGGAGGACGACGGACGCACGGTTTTCTCGGAAATCTATTTCCGCAACAAACTTTCCTGCATGACGCGCAAGGGTGACTACAAGTGGTTTTATCAGCAGGGCAGGGAGCACCTCTTTAATCTCAAGCAGGATCCCTATGAATTAACCAACCTCATCGCCGCCCCGGCCCACGCCGCCTTGGCGCGCGAGATGAAGGAAAACTATCACGAATGGCTTTTCGCGACTCAGATCAATTACTCCGAGGGCTACAAGCCGATGGCGCTGCGCGCCAAGGAGGGCACCCTTTGA